One segment of Primulina tabacum isolate GXHZ01 chromosome 6, ASM2559414v2, whole genome shotgun sequence DNA contains the following:
- the LOC142549530 gene encoding protein ALTERED PHOSPHATE STARVATION RESPONSE 1-like translates to MGCWYSRLVSGEEMVSRCKARKRYMKQFVKARHSFAAAHSMYLMSLRTTGVALLQFASAETSLHHHLRPPGTPPRVPPPFPNPPPAMSPTSWTTTSASTTTSSVVHPPPPPPPMSSSSAWDFWDPFMPASGRPVDVDVDEEEWEETTIDSEVAATATAASRSVAAPPSVVTATATSSSSELAVVVSTKSKDLVEIIKELNDYFVKAANAGGPLSSLLEIPTGQLSYQESSGKDDGNVKSLSLLLWTWSSSSAKWNAFGKFCEDSGGNNIGRGNDGIATHCSTVERLYVWEVKLYQEVKNAECLKLEYEKKVAVLGKLEMKSADYFKTEKAKKDVEKLESQLMVASQAIEATSSEIIKLRESELYPQLLELVKGLTCMWRTMYEFHQVQTHIVQQLKFLNSIPSSSPTSEIHRQSTLQLELKAQQWHLSFCNLMKAQRDYVQSLTGWLRLSLFQVGNNSLHKTRQDSAIYSLCEEWQLAINNVPDRVASEGIKSFLTVIHAIVVQQTEEQKQKKRSDSAFKDLEKKTSELRSLESKYGTYTLPVCSSETSKNPVREKRVKVETLREKAEDEKAKHEKSVSVTRAMTMNNLQMGLPHVFQAMTGFSNVCTQAFESVHNQAKSNHDLHNVKMILP, encoded by the exons ATGGGTTGTTGGTATTCGAGATTGGTAAGTGGAGAAGAAATGGTTTCGAGATGTAAGGCCAGGAAGAGGTACATGAAGCAGTTTGTGAAGGCGAGGCATTCATTTGCCGCCGCACACAGCATGTATTTAATGTCTCTCCGCACCACCGGCGTCGCTTTGCTTCAGTTCGCCTCCGCAGAGACCAGTCTCCACCACCACCTCCGACCGCCGGGCACTCCTCCGCGAGTCCCTCCTCCTTTTCCCAACCCACCACCAGCAATGAGCCCAACTTCTTGGACCACCACCAGTGCTTCCACCACCACTTCCTCTGTAGTCCACCCTCCGCCGCCTCCGCCGCCGATGTCTTCTTCATCTGCCTGGGATTTCTGGGACCCTTTTATGCCGGCTTCGGGAAGGCCTGTGGATGTGGATGTGGATGAGGAGGAGTGGGAGGAGACCACCATTGATTCTGAGGTAGCCGCCACAGCCACCGCTGCCTCTCGGAGTGTGGCTGCCCCTCCTTCTGTGGTGACGGCGACAGCCACCAGTAGCAGCAGCGAGCTTGCGGTGGTGGTCTCTACGAAGAGTAAAGATCTGGTTGAGATCATCAAAGAACTCAATGACTACTTTGTTAAGGCTGCCAATGCTGGTGGTCCACTCTCGTCACTGTTGGAAATCCCCACTGGTCAGTTAAGTTACCAAGAATCGTCAG GTAAAGATGATGGTAATGTGAAGAGCTTAAGCCTCCTATTGTGGACATGGAGCTCGAGCAGCGCGAAATGGAATGCATTTGGGAAGTTTTGTGAGGATTCGGGTGGAAATAATATTGGCCGTGGCAATGATGGCATAGCAACTCATTGTTCAACAGTCGAGAGGTTGTATGTATGGGAAGTGAAGCTCTACCAGGAGGTCAAG AACGCTGAGTGTTTGAAGTTAGAATATGAGAAGAAGGTAGCTGTTCTTGGAAAGCTAGAGATGAAGAGTGCCgattattttaaaactgaaaaGGCAAAAAAGGATGTTGAGAAATTGGAATCGCAGTTGATGGTTGCTTCGCAGGCTATTGAGGCTACTTCAAGTGAGATTATCAAATTGAGGGAATCAGAGCTTTATCCACAACTTCTTGAGCTTGTAAAGGG GCTAACGTGCATGTGGAGAACCATGTATGAGTTCCACCAGGTGCAAACACACATAGTCCAGCAACTCAAGTTCCTTAACTCGATCCCATCTTCCAGTCCCACCTCTGAAATCCATCGACAATCGACACTCCAACTCGAGCTCAAAGCTCAGCAATGGCATCTTTCCTTCTGTAACCTTATGAAGGCTCAGCGTGATTATGTTCAGTCGCTCACTGGTTGGCTCCGCCTCAGTCTATTTCAAGTTGGTAACAATTCGCTTCACAAAACGAGACAAGATTCAGCCATTTACTCGCTGTGTGAAGAATGGCAGCTTGCCATCAACAATGTCCCCGACAGGGTTGCCTCAGAGGGAATCAAGAGCTTCTTAACTGTCATCCACGCCATTGTAGTGCAACAAACCGAAGAACAGAAACAAAAGAAGAGGTCCGACTCGGCATTCAAAGATCTCGAGAAAAAGACATCCGAGCTTAGATCACTGGAAAGCAAATACGGCACATATACCCTACCGGTTTGTTCCAGTGAAACAAGTAAAAACCCAGTGCGGGAGAAAAGAGTAAAGGTTGAAACTTTACGGGAAAAAGCAGAGGATGAAAAGGCTAAGCACGAAAAATCGGTCAGTGTGACGAGGGCTATGACAATGAACAACCTACAGATGGGGTTGCCACATGTGTTTCAGGCTATGACTGGTTTCTCCAATGTGTGTACACAGGCGTTTGAATCGGTACATAATCAGGCCAAAAGTAACCATGACTTGCATAACGTGAAAATGATTTTGCCTTGA